In Populus nigra chromosome 1, ddPopNigr1.1, whole genome shotgun sequence, one genomic interval encodes:
- the LOC133689434 gene encoding uncharacterized protein LOC133689434 isoform X8, with protein MVSVMKEKRCVIFKGEGDPTSLSVEWICWLNGQRKRAPTPEMELEARRELVKQNVALLKQEEEERRAKEGSSHKAKSTGKTGGPDLKSFIHQFPTEGNKLEEESDAVDRGSGEDEAGAQKAKEPLSEHSEPTGSGSTFKPGMWQPPT; from the exons ATGGTATCAGTAA TGAAAGAGAAAAGATGCGTAATATTCAAAGGGGAGGGGGATCCAACCTCACTATCAG TTGAATGGATATGCTGGCTGAACGGACAGCGTAAAAGGGCTCCAACTCCTGAG ATGGAGTTGGAGGCAAGGcgtgaacttgtgaagcaaaaTGTGGCAC TTCTCAagcaagaagaagaggaaaggaGAGCCAAAGAAGGCAGTTCTCACAAAGCCAAGAGCACTG GTAAAACTGGAGGTCCAGACTTGAAAAGTTTCATTCACCAATTTCCTACTGAAG GTAACAAGCTTGAGGAAGAATCAGATGCAGTTGATAGAGGAAGCGG AGAAGATGAAGCTGGGGCACAGAAAGCAAAAGAACCTTTGTCAGA gcATTCAGAACCAACCGGATCTGGTTCAACCTTCAAGCCAGGGATGTGGCAACCACCAACATGA
- the LOC133689434 gene encoding uncharacterized protein LOC133689434 isoform X2, with the protein MSKLLARIAGYLSNRNLVGVDKVGNRYFTRTEEIDGIMKEKRCVIFKGEGDPTSLSVEWICWLNGQRKRAPTPEMELEARRELVKQNVALLKQEEEERRAKEGSSHKAKSTGKTGGPDLKSFIHQFPTEGNKLEEESDAVDRGSGEDEAGAQKAKEPLSEHSEPTGSGSTFKPGMWQPPT; encoded by the exons atgTCAAAGCTGTTGGCACGGATTGCTGGCTACTTGAGCAACCGAAATTTGGTGGGTGTAGACAAAGTAGGGAACCGTTATTTCACCAGAACAGAAGAGATCGATGGTATCA TGAAAGAGAAAAGATGCGTAATATTCAAAGGGGAGGGGGATCCAACCTCACTATCAG TTGAATGGATATGCTGGCTGAACGGACAGCGTAAAAGGGCTCCAACTCCTGAG ATGGAGTTGGAGGCAAGGcgtgaacttgtgaagcaaaaTGTGGCAC TTCTCAagcaagaagaagaggaaaggaGAGCCAAAGAAGGCAGTTCTCACAAAGCCAAGAGCACTG GTAAAACTGGAGGTCCAGACTTGAAAAGTTTCATTCACCAATTTCCTACTGAAG GTAACAAGCTTGAGGAAGAATCAGATGCAGTTGATAGAGGAAGCGG AGAAGATGAAGCTGGGGCACAGAAAGCAAAAGAACCTTTGTCAGA gcATTCAGAACCAACCGGATCTGGTTCAACCTTCAAGCCAGGGATGTGGCAACCACCAACATGA
- the LOC133689434 gene encoding uncharacterized protein LOC133689434 isoform X6, whose protein sequence is MSKLLARIAGYLSNRNLVGVDKVGNRYFTRTEEIDGIMKEKRCVIFKGEGDPTSLSVEWICWLNGQRKRAPTPEMELEARRELVKQNVALLKQEEEERRAKEGSSHKAKSTDLKSFIHQFPTEGNKLEEESDAVDRGSGEDEAGAQKAKEPLSEHSEPTGSGSTFKPGMWQPPT, encoded by the exons atgTCAAAGCTGTTGGCACGGATTGCTGGCTACTTGAGCAACCGAAATTTGGTGGGTGTAGACAAAGTAGGGAACCGTTATTTCACCAGAACAGAAGAGATCGATGGTATCA TGAAAGAGAAAAGATGCGTAATATTCAAAGGGGAGGGGGATCCAACCTCACTATCAG TTGAATGGATATGCTGGCTGAACGGACAGCGTAAAAGGGCTCCAACTCCTGAG ATGGAGTTGGAGGCAAGGcgtgaacttgtgaagcaaaaTGTGGCAC TTCTCAagcaagaagaagaggaaaggaGAGCCAAAGAAGGCAGTTCTCACAAAGCCAAGAGCACTG ACTTGAAAAGTTTCATTCACCAATTTCCTACTGAAG GTAACAAGCTTGAGGAAGAATCAGATGCAGTTGATAGAGGAAGCGG AGAAGATGAAGCTGGGGCACAGAAAGCAAAAGAACCTTTGTCAGA gcATTCAGAACCAACCGGATCTGGTTCAACCTTCAAGCCAGGGATGTGGCAACCACCAACATGA
- the LOC133689434 gene encoding uncharacterized protein LOC133689434 isoform X3, translating into MSKLLARIAGYLSNRNLVGVDKVGNRYFTRTEEIDGIMKEKRCVIFKGEGDPTSLSVEWICWLNGQRKRAPTPEEQMELEARRELVKQNVALLKQEEEERRAKEGSSHKAKSTGPDLKSFIHQFPTEGNKLEEESDAVDRGSGEDEAGAQKAKEPLSEHSEPTGSGSTFKPGMWQPPT; encoded by the exons atgTCAAAGCTGTTGGCACGGATTGCTGGCTACTTGAGCAACCGAAATTTGGTGGGTGTAGACAAAGTAGGGAACCGTTATTTCACCAGAACAGAAGAGATCGATGGTATCA TGAAAGAGAAAAGATGCGTAATATTCAAAGGGGAGGGGGATCCAACCTCACTATCAG TTGAATGGATATGCTGGCTGAACGGACAGCGTAAAAGGGCTCCAACTCCTGAG GAACAGATGGAGTTGGAGGCAAGGcgtgaacttgtgaagcaaaaTGTGGCAC TTCTCAagcaagaagaagaggaaaggaGAGCCAAAGAAGGCAGTTCTCACAAAGCCAAGAGCACTG GTCCAGACTTGAAAAGTTTCATTCACCAATTTCCTACTGAAG GTAACAAGCTTGAGGAAGAATCAGATGCAGTTGATAGAGGAAGCGG AGAAGATGAAGCTGGGGCACAGAAAGCAAAAGAACCTTTGTCAGA gcATTCAGAACCAACCGGATCTGGTTCAACCTTCAAGCCAGGGATGTGGCAACCACCAACATGA
- the LOC133689434 gene encoding uncharacterized protein LOC133689434 isoform X5, with translation MSKLLARIAGYLSNRNLVGVDKVGNRYFTRTEEIDGIMKEKRCVIFKGEGDPTSLSVEWICWLNGQRKRAPTPEMELEARRELVKQNVALLKQEEEERRAKEGSSHKAKSTGPDLKSFIHQFPTEGNKLEEESDAVDRGSGEDEAGAQKAKEPLSEHSEPTGSGSTFKPGMWQPPT, from the exons atgTCAAAGCTGTTGGCACGGATTGCTGGCTACTTGAGCAACCGAAATTTGGTGGGTGTAGACAAAGTAGGGAACCGTTATTTCACCAGAACAGAAGAGATCGATGGTATCA TGAAAGAGAAAAGATGCGTAATATTCAAAGGGGAGGGGGATCCAACCTCACTATCAG TTGAATGGATATGCTGGCTGAACGGACAGCGTAAAAGGGCTCCAACTCCTGAG ATGGAGTTGGAGGCAAGGcgtgaacttgtgaagcaaaaTGTGGCAC TTCTCAagcaagaagaagaggaaaggaGAGCCAAAGAAGGCAGTTCTCACAAAGCCAAGAGCACTG GTCCAGACTTGAAAAGTTTCATTCACCAATTTCCTACTGAAG GTAACAAGCTTGAGGAAGAATCAGATGCAGTTGATAGAGGAAGCGG AGAAGATGAAGCTGGGGCACAGAAAGCAAAAGAACCTTTGTCAGA gcATTCAGAACCAACCGGATCTGGTTCAACCTTCAAGCCAGGGATGTGGCAACCACCAACATGA
- the LOC133689434 gene encoding uncharacterized protein LOC133689434 isoform X4: protein MSKLLARIAGYLSNRNLVGVDKVGNRYFTRTEEIDGIMKEKRCVIFKGEGDPTSLSVEWICWLNGQRKRAPTPEEQMELEARRELVKQNVALLKQEEEERRAKEGSSHKAKSTDLKSFIHQFPTEGNKLEEESDAVDRGSGEDEAGAQKAKEPLSEHSEPTGSGSTFKPGMWQPPT from the exons atgTCAAAGCTGTTGGCACGGATTGCTGGCTACTTGAGCAACCGAAATTTGGTGGGTGTAGACAAAGTAGGGAACCGTTATTTCACCAGAACAGAAGAGATCGATGGTATCA TGAAAGAGAAAAGATGCGTAATATTCAAAGGGGAGGGGGATCCAACCTCACTATCAG TTGAATGGATATGCTGGCTGAACGGACAGCGTAAAAGGGCTCCAACTCCTGAG GAACAGATGGAGTTGGAGGCAAGGcgtgaacttgtgaagcaaaaTGTGGCAC TTCTCAagcaagaagaagaggaaaggaGAGCCAAAGAAGGCAGTTCTCACAAAGCCAAGAGCACTG ACTTGAAAAGTTTCATTCACCAATTTCCTACTGAAG GTAACAAGCTTGAGGAAGAATCAGATGCAGTTGATAGAGGAAGCGG AGAAGATGAAGCTGGGGCACAGAAAGCAAAAGAACCTTTGTCAGA gcATTCAGAACCAACCGGATCTGGTTCAACCTTCAAGCCAGGGATGTGGCAACCACCAACATGA
- the LOC133689434 gene encoding uncharacterized protein LOC133689434 isoform X7 — protein sequence MVSVMKEKRCVIFKGEGDPTSLSVEWICWLNGQRKRAPTPEEQMELEARRELVKQNVALLKQEEEERRAKEGSSHKAKSTGKTGGPDLKSFIHQFPTEGNKLEEESDAVDRGSGEDEAGAQKAKEPLSEHSEPTGSGSTFKPGMWQPPT from the exons ATGGTATCAGTAA TGAAAGAGAAAAGATGCGTAATATTCAAAGGGGAGGGGGATCCAACCTCACTATCAG TTGAATGGATATGCTGGCTGAACGGACAGCGTAAAAGGGCTCCAACTCCTGAG GAACAGATGGAGTTGGAGGCAAGGcgtgaacttgtgaagcaaaaTGTGGCAC TTCTCAagcaagaagaagaggaaaggaGAGCCAAAGAAGGCAGTTCTCACAAAGCCAAGAGCACTG GTAAAACTGGAGGTCCAGACTTGAAAAGTTTCATTCACCAATTTCCTACTGAAG GTAACAAGCTTGAGGAAGAATCAGATGCAGTTGATAGAGGAAGCGG AGAAGATGAAGCTGGGGCACAGAAAGCAAAAGAACCTTTGTCAGA gcATTCAGAACCAACCGGATCTGGTTCAACCTTCAAGCCAGGGATGTGGCAACCACCAACATGA
- the LOC133689434 gene encoding uncharacterized protein LOC133689434 isoform X1, with amino-acid sequence MSKLLARIAGYLSNRNLVGVDKVGNRYFTRTEEIDGIMKEKRCVIFKGEGDPTSLSVEWICWLNGQRKRAPTPEEQMELEARRELVKQNVALLKQEEEERRAKEGSSHKAKSTGKTGGPDLKSFIHQFPTEGNKLEEESDAVDRGSGEDEAGAQKAKEPLSEHSEPTGSGSTFKPGMWQPPT; translated from the exons atgTCAAAGCTGTTGGCACGGATTGCTGGCTACTTGAGCAACCGAAATTTGGTGGGTGTAGACAAAGTAGGGAACCGTTATTTCACCAGAACAGAAGAGATCGATGGTATCA TGAAAGAGAAAAGATGCGTAATATTCAAAGGGGAGGGGGATCCAACCTCACTATCAG TTGAATGGATATGCTGGCTGAACGGACAGCGTAAAAGGGCTCCAACTCCTGAG GAACAGATGGAGTTGGAGGCAAGGcgtgaacttgtgaagcaaaaTGTGGCAC TTCTCAagcaagaagaagaggaaaggaGAGCCAAAGAAGGCAGTTCTCACAAAGCCAAGAGCACTG GTAAAACTGGAGGTCCAGACTTGAAAAGTTTCATTCACCAATTTCCTACTGAAG GTAACAAGCTTGAGGAAGAATCAGATGCAGTTGATAGAGGAAGCGG AGAAGATGAAGCTGGGGCACAGAAAGCAAAAGAACCTTTGTCAGA gcATTCAGAACCAACCGGATCTGGTTCAACCTTCAAGCCAGGGATGTGGCAACCACCAACATGA